One Temnothorax longispinosus isolate EJ_2023e chromosome 8, Tlon_JGU_v1, whole genome shotgun sequence genomic region harbors:
- the LOC139818210 gene encoding troponin I-like isoform X12, protein MADDERKRIEDEKKRKQAETERKRAEVRARLEEASKAKKAKKGFMTPDRKKKLRLLLRKKAAEELKKEQERKAAERRRIIEERCGKPKIVDEANEDTLKRVLREYHNRISSLEDKKFDIEYIVKKKDFEIADLNSQVNDLRGKFMKPTLKKVSKYENKFAKLQKKAAEFNFRNQLKQVKKKEFTLEEEDKEPKKSEKAEWQTKK, encoded by the exons AGAAAGCGCATCGAGGAT gaaaagaagaggaaacaGGCGGAGACCGAGAGGAAGAGGGCGGAGGTCCGCGCCCGCCTCGAAGAGGCTTCCAAAGCCAAGAAGGCGAAGAAGGGTTTCATGACCCCCGACAGGAAGAAGAAGCTTAGG TTGCTGTTGCGTAAGAAAGCCGCCGAGGAATTGAAGAAGGAGCAGGAAAGAAAAGCGGCCGAAAGGAGGCGCATAATCGAGGAGCGCTGCGGAAAACCGAAGATCGTCGACGAAGCCAACGAAG ACACCCTAAAGCGCGTGCTGCGCGAGTACCACAATAGGATCTCGTCATTGgaggataaaaaatttgacatcgAATATATTGTTAAGAAGAAGGACTTCGAG ATAGCGGACTTGAACAGCCAGGTCAACGATCTCCGAGGTAAATT CATGAAACCAACCCTAAAGAAGGTGTCCAAATATGAGAACAAGTTCGCCAAGCTCCAAAAGAAAGCCGCCGAGTTTAATTTCCGTAATCAGCTGAAACAAGTGAAGAAGAAGGAATTCACCTTGGAGGAAGAGGACAAGGAG CCCAAGAAGTCCGAGAAGGCAGAGTGGCAGACCAAGAAGtag